One window from the genome of Gimesia aquarii encodes:
- a CDS encoding DNA-methyltransferase has translation MKNNPLPRLDEDQALRERLLPHCRLSLGEVWEDPLGQHRVACADATNLSHIKNLVRDDRASLAIHDPPYNLVAFNLRDVDAFIEWCADWVRLSERFMVQNASFYVWLGADQNQHFQPLPQFMMMMQQLELFESRSFITMRNQRGYGTQKNWMAVRQELLYYTKGNPFFEVQYTDIPKILRGYYKKINGRKTENLERGRSENIRPGNVWVDIQQVFYRMEENVSGCYAQKPLKSSERIISASSRPGDCVLDFFSHSGSTLISCEQLGRRCLTADLDPIYCEISIRRLEHFRNSGKVGWQNGHPFEDVLEPSLDEQLMADE, from the coding sequence ATGAAAAACAATCCTCTGCCGCGTCTTGATGAAGACCAAGCACTTCGAGAGCGTTTACTCCCTCATTGTCGGCTTTCATTAGGAGAGGTTTGGGAAGATCCTTTAGGACAGCATCGTGTGGCTTGTGCCGATGCGACAAATCTAAGCCATATAAAAAACCTGGTTCGTGATGATCGGGCTTCTTTAGCGATACATGATCCACCTTATAACCTGGTTGCTTTCAATTTGCGGGATGTCGACGCATTTATTGAATGGTGTGCGGACTGGGTTCGGCTCTCGGAACGATTCATGGTTCAAAACGCTTCATTTTATGTCTGGTTAGGTGCAGATCAAAACCAACATTTCCAGCCTTTGCCTCAATTTATGATGATGATGCAACAGCTGGAGCTATTTGAATCACGTTCTTTCATCACAATGAGAAATCAGAGAGGATACGGAACGCAGAAAAATTGGATGGCCGTCAGACAAGAATTATTGTACTACACCAAAGGGAATCCTTTTTTTGAAGTGCAATATACAGACATTCCCAAAATTCTAAGAGGTTACTATAAAAAGATTAACGGCAGAAAAACAGAAAATCTGGAGCGTGGTAGATCAGAAAATATTCGTCCGGGTAATGTCTGGGTTGATATCCAGCAAGTGTTTTATCGTATGGAAGAAAACGTATCAGGCTGTTATGCCCAAAAACCTCTTAAATCTTCCGAACGCATTATTTCTGCCAGTTCGCGACCTGGTGATTGTGTACTTGATTTTTTTTCACATTCTGGTTCAACACTAATATCCTGTGAGCAGTTGGGACGACGCTGTCTGACAGCCGACCTGGATCCCATCTACTGTGAGATTTCGATCCGCCGACTAGAACATTTTCGTAATTCTGGAAAAGTCGGATGGCAAAATGGCCATCCATTTGAAGATGTCTTGGAACCTTCATTGGATGAACAATTAATGGCGGATGAATAG
- a CDS encoding M20/M25/M40 family metallo-hydrolase codes for MYPKPKQPRTLTSDPANGVFRKCNSSQIKFLCLIGLIWFACGNHFIQAETNYPAASAYKAAVKSISVDELKTHIEFLASDSLEGREAGSQGGQAAGTYIRGLLQKYGIKPGLDDEGYFQEFQGGFRNIIGIIPGNDPELKKEYVVIGAHYDHVGYGKPSNSRGGVGQIHNGADDNASGTAALLEVIQALSKHKEVPGRSLMFVFWDAEEMGLLGSKYWVDHPNIPLDQISVYLNLDMVGRLNGKPLNLFGSRSSKGLRSFAVKCNHRETGVKIRFDNAVRRDSDHWPFYKRGIPFLMLHTGKHEDYHRPEDDAHKIDYAGAQKCAQLLAQLTLDFSLQKEKPKYRNADQDILEGIDQQAKVDKPDPPRLGVAWNAEKYKQGNLLVTQVLSNSPAKKAGLKIGDEIIKVDGQSPITKSGFAALIRSAPSKIIMQVKRPKEEKPLEIPVELKGQPVRLGIEWKTDDSEPTVIVISNVLKASSADLAGLQMNDRIYEIDGKTFGTSDEFRKLATTIPLPFTVLVEREGLLKEITIQSTR; via the coding sequence GTGTATCCAAAACCAAAACAGCCGCGAACTTTGACTTCTGATCCAGCGAATGGTGTTTTTCGTAAATGTAATTCTTCACAAATCAAATTCTTATGTTTGATTGGTTTGATTTGGTTTGCCTGTGGCAATCATTTCATTCAAGCTGAAACGAATTATCCTGCCGCTAGCGCATATAAAGCGGCAGTAAAGTCAATTTCGGTCGATGAGCTGAAAACACATATCGAATTTTTAGCCAGCGATTCACTTGAGGGAAGAGAAGCTGGCTCACAAGGAGGGCAGGCGGCTGGTACTTATATTCGTGGGTTACTTCAAAAATATGGTATCAAGCCTGGATTAGATGACGAAGGATATTTCCAGGAATTTCAAGGTGGATTTCGCAACATTATTGGAATCATACCCGGAAACGATCCTGAATTGAAAAAAGAATATGTAGTGATCGGTGCGCATTACGACCACGTCGGATATGGGAAACCAAGTAACAGTCGAGGAGGGGTCGGCCAGATTCATAATGGTGCTGATGATAACGCCAGTGGGACTGCCGCACTTCTCGAAGTCATCCAGGCACTTTCCAAACACAAAGAAGTTCCTGGACGCTCTTTGATGTTTGTATTTTGGGACGCAGAAGAAATGGGATTACTTGGATCAAAGTACTGGGTAGATCACCCCAACATTCCCCTCGATCAAATTTCTGTTTATCTCAATTTAGATATGGTGGGTCGTCTGAATGGAAAACCTCTAAACCTTTTTGGCTCCAGGTCATCGAAAGGGTTACGTTCTTTCGCAGTAAAATGTAATCATCGCGAAACAGGAGTAAAAATTCGGTTTGACAATGCAGTTCGACGAGACAGCGATCATTGGCCTTTTTATAAGAGAGGCATTCCTTTCCTGATGCTCCATACTGGAAAGCATGAAGACTACCATAGACCTGAAGATGATGCACATAAAATAGATTATGCGGGAGCACAAAAATGTGCTCAACTGTTGGCACAGCTCACACTCGACTTTTCACTTCAAAAGGAAAAACCAAAATATCGAAATGCGGATCAAGATATTCTGGAAGGTATCGACCAACAAGCCAAAGTTGATAAACCTGACCCACCTCGGCTGGGTGTAGCCTGGAATGCAGAAAAATACAAACAGGGGAACCTTCTGGTGACTCAAGTCTTGTCTAACTCCCCTGCAAAGAAAGCTGGTCTTAAAATCGGGGATGAAATCATTAAGGTTGATGGCCAATCACCCATAACGAAATCTGGGTTTGCCGCTCTCATTCGCAGTGCTCCTTCGAAAATCATTATGCAAGTCAAAAGACCAAAAGAAGAAAAGCCACTGGAAATTCCTGTTGAGTTAAAAGGGCAGCCAGTGCGACTGGGAATTGAATGGAAGACCGATGATTCCGAGCCGACCGTCATCGTCATTTCCAACGTTCTGAAAGCATCATCCGCTGATCTGGCGGGACTCCAAATGAATGATCGAATTTATGAGATCGATGGAAAAACATTTGGAACAAGCGATGAATTTCGTAAGCTTGCTACAACAATTCCATTGCCATTTACGGTATTAGTAGAGCGTGAAGGTTTATTGAAAGAGATCACAATTCAATCCACAAGATGA
- a CDS encoding spermine/spermidine synthase domain-containing protein, with amino-acid sequence MVRSFAQTLLNQFAQILCKRLGILFLIGWICGLFLFACIQRFQSFVSDSSEVLVGIGLSICIGIWLGLPTSVAQSSRASDSTSKPIFDRRKFQFTLLTFAGWSICFPLLLKQLNQVLHLFSIQQMSNFVFLTGLMILAAIALIMPATYWCARLFWLTVNHIGFNSIHQLNQHIARYLAGIVFGLFIAIFWLVPQLGWTISLAFPVGVSLLICFGPWIVAHLRSLFPESLEWISVNLIKMKSGSLSKENESLLSEKQTDIPFVIDGSRFLVSLAVGILFVTSSRVLFQLYPDSLYLKVIAWSAFLAGIAIALNFIRFGGLEAAVQSTICFTLGTGIVGIGCLALFPLFVSWMLYANAFIEFAFVLALVRGALTAFIFCGLGYCWGGFLNLSIQPKRSRENQISMYPLPIWQPFCFLAGVLLSYGLVSTSIADVRSVAAISALVLLCLAVTIWFSQYRLPRTRTQAVIASFCLMALITGLLFHHNYDARRSAKLLFSTNTFTGLRYGLNSELLPYLDEGRCFSEVEGEYGTFTLWSFRENQIQIRRSGLPFGVTTVDPGLCPHTTGELMPFLIPVILHERPSEVLFLGLGAGVGVNSSLDFPVQKVTCLESDQGLVKLYEEELASRNSISAFDSEQVQLIQLPIALAMASRTESEKQYDLIISNPVQSVVTQSLSEYTAEFYQNVSRHLNEEGIFCQRFQHIDFGAQPLRVIAQTFLSQFKQVMAIEIANGETLFLATNSEQGFIRENLIDRLQAPQVRRTMAQVGWDWSVLMNLAAYSHDALKDMADDVKTSVNNTSTGNFAFTLPFELMRWGLKREEIQKMVSKENRTGRIINWMPLEKDDPIVLRRLSEVTAQNKLMAQYPDQYWKYRKPAKEQITENPRSLIRQVAAENLNDDYIHSEDKRRMLYFKALSDAMEKANPSIELISRVVKFTSTYDPMVSYFMHDEVAELYKKSKDAPPILEFSHRLHAINYGAVSDRSINSVVRALELAATRSEMFQRSEQQWDHLNGLLQALKVRWENRSQARPVTSKQALHDIELSISAIELAFDAMDGLHDQIGVSQQSWDLRKLVLERTLVRPLQTYQNRVLPHHYKKTREEAKKLLENIKLPEADAL; translated from the coding sequence ATGGTACGTTCATTTGCTCAAACTCTGCTAAATCAATTCGCACAAATTTTATGTAAACGATTGGGAATTCTTTTTCTCATCGGTTGGATCTGCGGTCTCTTTCTGTTTGCCTGCATTCAGCGCTTCCAGTCATTTGTTAGTGACAGCTCAGAAGTTTTAGTTGGGATCGGGTTATCGATCTGTATTGGGATCTGGTTGGGTTTACCAACATCAGTTGCGCAGTCCAGCCGTGCTTCGGACTCAACTTCGAAACCAATTTTTGATCGCAGAAAATTTCAATTTACGCTGCTTACTTTTGCAGGTTGGTCCATTTGTTTTCCGCTTCTTTTAAAACAATTAAATCAAGTCTTACATCTGTTTTCGATTCAACAGATGTCAAATTTTGTTTTTCTAACGGGCCTCATGATATTGGCTGCGATCGCACTCATCATGCCTGCTACCTATTGGTGTGCCCGATTATTCTGGTTGACTGTGAATCACATTGGTTTCAATTCTATTCACCAGCTGAATCAACATATTGCCCGTTATTTAGCAGGCATCGTATTTGGACTGTTCATTGCTATCTTTTGGTTAGTGCCGCAACTAGGCTGGACGATTTCGCTTGCATTTCCTGTCGGAGTTTCTTTACTGATCTGTTTTGGTCCATGGATCGTAGCTCACTTAAGATCTTTATTCCCTGAATCACTTGAGTGGATTTCGGTGAATTTGATTAAAATGAAATCAGGTTCACTTTCTAAGGAGAATGAGAGTTTGCTGTCAGAAAAGCAGACTGATATTCCCTTTGTGATAGATGGTAGTCGTTTTCTTGTTAGTCTCGCCGTCGGAATTCTCTTTGTGACTTCGAGTCGTGTTCTCTTTCAATTGTATCCAGATTCACTTTACCTGAAAGTGATAGCCTGGTCTGCATTCTTAGCTGGAATTGCAATTGCATTGAATTTCATCCGTTTTGGTGGGTTAGAGGCTGCGGTTCAGTCAACAATCTGTTTCACTTTAGGAACAGGCATCGTTGGCATTGGTTGTCTGGCACTATTCCCTCTGTTTGTCTCTTGGATGCTGTATGCAAATGCTTTCATTGAGTTTGCTTTCGTTCTGGCATTGGTAAGAGGAGCTTTAACTGCGTTTATCTTTTGTGGTCTCGGGTATTGTTGGGGTGGTTTTTTAAATTTATCGATTCAGCCCAAGCGTTCGCGGGAAAACCAAATATCAATGTATCCGCTTCCCATTTGGCAGCCATTCTGTTTCCTGGCAGGCGTATTACTTAGTTATGGGCTCGTTAGTACTTCAATTGCAGATGTCAGATCAGTTGCTGCGATTTCTGCATTGGTTTTACTATGTCTGGCAGTGACGATTTGGTTTTCGCAGTACCGGCTTCCTCGAACGAGAACACAAGCTGTGATTGCGAGTTTCTGTTTAATGGCACTCATTACCGGCTTACTGTTTCATCACAATTATGATGCCCGTCGCTCAGCAAAATTATTATTTTCAACGAATACATTTACAGGCTTGCGTTACGGATTAAATTCAGAGCTATTGCCTTATTTGGATGAGGGGCGTTGCTTTTCGGAAGTCGAAGGTGAATATGGCACATTTACGCTCTGGTCATTTCGTGAGAATCAAATCCAGATCCGCAGGAGTGGACTGCCATTTGGAGTCACAACTGTCGATCCTGGGTTGTGTCCTCACACGACTGGGGAACTGATGCCTTTCCTGATCCCCGTGATTCTTCATGAGCGTCCCTCGGAAGTCTTATTTTTAGGTCTGGGAGCAGGGGTCGGCGTCAACTCCAGTTTGGATTTCCCGGTTCAAAAAGTGACTTGTCTGGAATCCGATCAAGGGTTAGTCAAATTGTATGAGGAAGAGCTTGCGTCTCGAAATTCAATTTCTGCATTCGATTCAGAACAAGTTCAATTGATTCAACTACCGATTGCGTTGGCGATGGCGTCTCGAACTGAATCGGAAAAGCAATATGATTTGATTATCAGTAATCCAGTTCAGTCAGTGGTGACACAGTCGTTGTCTGAATATACGGCTGAGTTTTATCAGAATGTTTCCCGTCATCTGAATGAAGAAGGGATTTTTTGTCAGAGGTTTCAGCACATAGATTTTGGAGCCCAGCCTTTACGTGTGATAGCACAAACATTTCTTTCCCAGTTTAAACAGGTTATGGCAATTGAAATTGCCAATGGTGAAACATTATTTTTGGCAACGAATTCTGAGCAAGGCTTTATTCGGGAAAATTTGATTGATCGGCTACAAGCTCCCCAGGTAAGACGTACAATGGCGCAAGTAGGCTGGGACTGGTCTGTTTTGATGAATCTGGCTGCTTATTCTCATGATGCGTTGAAAGACATGGCCGATGATGTGAAAACATCCGTGAATAATACTTCGACCGGTAATTTTGCTTTTACACTACCTTTCGAATTAATGCGCTGGGGATTAAAGCGAGAAGAAATTCAGAAGATGGTTTCCAAAGAAAATCGTACCGGCCGTATTATCAACTGGATGCCACTTGAAAAAGATGATCCCATCGTACTTAGGAGACTGTCTGAAGTCACTGCGCAAAATAAATTGATGGCACAATACCCTGATCAATACTGGAAGTACCGTAAACCTGCCAAGGAACAGATTACAGAAAACCCGCGTTCATTGATCCGGCAAGTTGCCGCAGAGAACTTAAATGATGATTATATTCATAGTGAAGACAAACGCCGCATGCTCTATTTCAAAGCATTATCAGATGCGATGGAAAAAGCGAATCCTTCGATTGAACTTATCAGCCGTGTTGTGAAATTTACCTCTACCTATGATCCAATGGTGAGCTATTTTATGCATGATGAAGTGGCCGAACTCTACAAAAAGTCAAAAGACGCTCCTCCAATTCTCGAATTTTCACATCGACTTCATGCCATCAATTATGGGGCTGTCTCAGATCGATCTATCAATTCTGTCGTGCGGGCTCTGGAATTAGCAGCCACTAGGTCTGAGATGTTCCAGAGATCGGAACAGCAATGGGACCATTTAAATGGATTACTACAGGCTCTGAAAGTACGTTGGGAGAATCGTTCTCAAGCACGGCCCGTCACATCCAAGCAGGCATTACATGATATCGAGTTAAGTATATCTGCAATCGAATTGGCATTTGATGCCATGGATGGATTACACGATCAAATAGGGGTTTCACAGCAAAGTTGGGATCTACGAAAACTGGTTTTAGAACGAACATTGGTTCGGCCTTTACAGACCTATCAAAATCGAGTGTTACCACACCACTATAAAAAAACGCGCGAAGAAGCCAAAAAACTGTTGGAGAATATTAAGCTTCCCGAAGCTGATGCACTTTGA
- a CDS encoding DUF1559 domain-containing protein — MNSPTKQRRAFTLIELLVVIAIIAILIALLLPAVQQAREAARRSSCRNNLKQIGLAFHNYHDAHRSFPAGGFGKFSFSWWVAILPHLEQSTMTNRLVTVDWAGYSGGPNRSMLENWAPNILWCPSSPLPKFCVRDNVFATSCYIGISGASASATSSNDPTGQNRCVSNNVGYACENGILVANASVKLRDITDGASNTIMVGEQSDWGVNSSGQDVDIRGSGEWGTWLGPGAEGRPNRPVPGETYPFSSTPWARNITTIRYPIDNVTEIPSTGGNHRDGVNNSIQSIHAGGAFVLRADGGVSFLSSSLDQTTLINLSIRDDGKILGEF; from the coding sequence ATGAACTCGCCGACAAAACAACGACGCGCGTTTACTTTGATTGAGCTACTCGTAGTCATCGCCATTATTGCCATTTTAATTGCCCTGTTATTACCGGCAGTTCAACAGGCTCGGGAAGCAGCGCGCCGATCCTCCTGTCGAAATAATCTAAAACAGATTGGCTTAGCGTTTCATAATTATCACGATGCGCATAGGTCATTCCCTGCAGGTGGCTTTGGAAAATTCTCTTTTTCCTGGTGGGTAGCGATTCTTCCACACCTGGAACAAAGTACAATGACAAACAGATTGGTAACAGTTGACTGGGCAGGCTACTCTGGTGGACCAAATAGATCGATGCTGGAAAACTGGGCACCGAACATACTTTGGTGTCCGTCGAGCCCTCTACCTAAATTCTGCGTTCGTGACAACGTGTTCGCAACGAGCTGTTACATTGGTATTTCTGGTGCAAGTGCCTCAGCAACATCGTCTAACGATCCTACAGGACAAAATCGCTGTGTGAGTAACAATGTAGGATATGCATGCGAGAATGGGATCTTAGTAGCTAATGCGTCAGTGAAATTACGGGATATCACCGACGGAGCTTCAAACACGATTATGGTGGGGGAGCAGTCCGATTGGGGTGTCAATTCAAGTGGTCAGGATGTCGATATTCGTGGTAGTGGTGAGTGGGGAACCTGGCTGGGTCCCGGTGCAGAAGGACGCCCGAACCGACCTGTTCCGGGTGAAACCTACCCATTCAGCAGTACTCCCTGGGCGCGTAATATAACAACCATTCGATACCCAATCGACAATGTTACTGAAATCCCCAGTACAGGGGGGAATCATCGTGATGGTGTAAACAACTCTATTCAGTCGATCCATGCCGGAGGGGCTTTTGTATTACGTGCAGATGGTGGGGTTAGCTTCCTGTCCTCCTCACTTGACCAAACAACTCTCATCAATCTTTCGATTCGCGATGATGGGAAGATTCTTGGAGAGTTTTAG
- a CDS encoding class I adenylate-forming enzyme family protein yields MNSTTDFLSKLLFIKSGIDSNWDYQFNPVESQETTSRFSLGELFCDVATRHADRPAISNSVASWKYHSLLSAAQKISDQLQSHPEYQPGHRVILLVPNSIAYIAAFYGILMSGGVVVPLPANTERGTLQKILESTEAFYIISTSQVLSRQPDLKGLQSDTICNDELGAQNQTIPPKPIVTTADDLAAIFFTAGSSGKPKGVMLSHSNLISNAQSIQEYLELKTDERPLCVLPFHHAFGNSILQSHILLGAHLVLDGNALFPESIVKSAILHRCTSLSAVPDLFRILLERTSFKKANLSSLRYMSVAGGALPHAISVEISQCIAPARFYVMYGQTEATARLAYVPPEDLPELADGCIGRAIPGVILEVVDEKGRATEPGTVGELRAKGANVMRGYWRDATETRKRIRNGWLYTGDLATMDEAGWIILKGRRNALVKISGYRVHPVDLEEFALRSFPISQAVAVPFESKDVGTRLALYIKLNSKADQISVSEMNAICRKNLPRQMVPDFIKIVESFPLNHAFKIDRSQLSVSAE; encoded by the coding sequence ATGAACTCTACCACTGATTTTTTATCAAAACTGTTATTTATCAAGAGTGGCATTGATTCAAACTGGGACTATCAGTTCAACCCCGTTGAGAGTCAGGAAACAACGTCTCGTTTCAGCTTGGGAGAGCTGTTTTGTGACGTCGCAACCCGCCATGCGGACCGACCTGCGATTTCAAATTCCGTAGCATCGTGGAAGTATCATAGCCTGCTGTCTGCGGCCCAAAAAATATCTGATCAACTCCAAAGTCATCCTGAATATCAGCCAGGCCATCGTGTGATTCTCTTAGTGCCTAACTCGATCGCCTATATTGCTGCGTTTTATGGAATCTTAATGTCGGGGGGAGTTGTAGTTCCTTTGCCCGCTAATACAGAGCGAGGAACACTCCAGAAGATCCTCGAATCAACAGAAGCCTTTTATATTATTTCGACTTCGCAGGTTCTGAGTCGACAGCCTGACTTAAAAGGACTTCAGAGTGATACCATCTGTAATGATGAGTTAGGAGCACAAAACCAAACGATTCCTCCAAAGCCCATTGTCACCACCGCAGATGATCTGGCTGCGATTTTTTTCACAGCTGGTTCCAGTGGTAAGCCAAAAGGGGTGATGCTCAGTCATTCCAACTTGATTTCGAATGCACAATCGATTCAGGAGTATCTTGAATTGAAAACGGATGAGCGTCCTTTATGTGTGCTGCCATTTCATCATGCGTTTGGAAATTCCATCTTGCAGTCACATATCTTGTTGGGTGCGCACTTAGTTTTAGATGGTAACGCCTTATTCCCAGAGAGCATTGTGAAATCTGCAATTCTTCATCGTTGTACCAGTCTGTCTGCAGTACCAGATTTATTCCGGATTTTATTAGAGCGAACGTCTTTTAAGAAAGCCAATCTTTCCTCATTACGCTATATGTCGGTAGCCGGTGGTGCATTGCCGCACGCGATTTCTGTTGAAATCAGTCAGTGTATTGCCCCCGCTCGCTTTTATGTGATGTATGGTCAGACAGAGGCAACGGCCCGCCTGGCTTATGTGCCTCCTGAAGATCTGCCCGAGTTAGCTGACGGGTGCATTGGTCGCGCGATTCCAGGAGTGATTCTGGAAGTAGTGGATGAAAAAGGACGTGCGACTGAGCCGGGAACTGTGGGAGAGCTACGTGCCAAAGGTGCCAATGTCATGCGAGGATATTGGCGCGATGCGACAGAAACGAGAAAACGCATCAGAAACGGTTGGTTGTACACAGGAGATCTGGCAACAATGGACGAGGCAGGTTGGATTATCCTCAAGGGACGACGTAATGCGTTAGTCAAGATCTCTGGTTACCGAGTTCACCCGGTTGATCTGGAAGAGTTTGCCCTGAGATCATTCCCCATTTCGCAGGCAGTAGCTGTACCGTTCGAATCAAAAGATGTAGGGACTCGATTGGCTTTGTATATCAAATTGAATTCCAAAGCTGACCAAATATCAGTTTCTGAAATGAATGCGATTTGTCGTAAAAACCTGCCGCGACAAATGGTTCCGGATTTCATTAAAATTGTTGAATCATTTCCATTAAATCATGCCTTCAAAATAGACCGTTCGCAGCTATCGGTATCAGCGGAATAA
- a CDS encoding SRPBCC family protein yields the protein MQLELTEKTKINASAEVIHDWISNLENWPKINDKIKSISVEGNKCIGQLQFKGKNIDFAGMVPEDDDPRKVTCNLVVQTEQEQRAPDHFTVIYEIIPKGGKTQIIERIIFEKEIPFWAWLLIKFITKFGKPTGKTNLQQIKSHIPTIE from the coding sequence ATGCAATTGGAATTAACAGAGAAAACAAAGATAAATGCCTCTGCTGAAGTCATTCACGACTGGATCAGTAATCTGGAAAACTGGCCGAAGATTAATGACAAGATCAAATCCATTTCCGTTGAAGGAAATAAGTGTATCGGCCAGCTTCAATTCAAAGGCAAAAACATTGACTTTGCTGGCATGGTTCCGGAAGACGACGACCCTCGAAAGGTCACCTGTAATCTGGTGGTGCAAACAGAGCAGGAACAGCGAGCGCCCGATCATTTCACTGTGATCTATGAGATCATTCCCAAAGGTGGAAAAACTCAAATTATTGAACGCATTATTTTTGAAAAAGAAATTCCCTTTTGGGCCTGGCTACTGATAAAGTTCATTACAAAATTTGGGAAACCAACGGGAAAAACCAATCTGCAACAAATTAAATCACATATTCCCACAATTGAATAA